The genomic window AGTAAAAAGGGTAGAACTCTTTTAGCGACTTAAACTTTTTTTCTGACATGCGCTAATTTACAAAATTCCGTTTGCTTTTAAAAAAGATTCCAGTTGAGCAGGTTTTTCGGTCATTAATAAGGTATTTAAACCTACTTTTTTTGCACCTTCAATGTGTTGTGGACTATCATCAATAAATAAAGTTTCGCCGGGGTCTAAATTATTGTCCTTTAATACCTGTTCGAAAATATTGGTGTTGGGTTTACGGAGTTTCATGTGCTGAGAAAAATAGGCTCTCTCAAAATAAGCATCATAATTATTGATTTCGAAAGTGGTTTTCAGGTAATTGATAATCCAATCGTAATGGATTTCGTTATTGTTGCTCAATAGAAATGTACGGTATTTTTCTTTCACCCGAAGCAGTAAATCGTGGTTTTCCTGAATGGTGCCAATCAATAAGCTGTTCCAGGCATCATCAATCTGTTTATCGGTTAAGTCTGGTTTGCCTGCTGCTGTTCTAATTCCTGTCCTGAATTCGGCAGGAGAAATTGCTCCGGTTTCAAAGTCATCAAATAATTGATTGTGTGCTTTATGGGCAAAGAAGTTTTCGATGTCGGTAATGCCCAACTTTTGAAAAGATGCTTGCGCAATTCTGAAATCGATATCAAATATTACGTTTCCGTAATCGAAAATAATGTTTTTAATGTTTTGCATGGAAATCCTTTAGCATTTGCTGCAAAGATATTATTGCTGATTTAATGAAGGGTATTAAACGGCATTTTTTTACAATAAAAAACCCGAAATACTTAATTGGAGAGTAATACTTTTAGATGCGTCATTCCCAACTTGATTGGGAATCTTAATGCTTTAGTGGTATTTTCTATTCGCATTAAGATTCCCGCCTTCGCGGGAATGACGCAACATCAAAATAATTTTATTTATAGACCTATTTAGGTTCTACCGTAATTGATTGAATAATCGGTCTGTTCTTTTTGTCGCCGGTTTTTAGTTCTTTAAACACAAAATAAATAGAATGGAATTTTCCATCTGAAAGCATGTTGATCGGGATACTTTTCCTAAAGGTAGATTTGCCTATCATAATGCCTTTGCTATCATCTAACCTGATCTCGATTTCGCCATCTGATCCAGGATCAAGATTTAAAAATGAAAAACCAAATCCTGAAATACCAGTTAAATCAACATTTTTAATGGCAATCCAACCATTTGCTTTGGTCAGAATAAGTTTTTCACCACCATAGATATCTTTTCGTTCAAAACCGCCAAAATCTTTTATATCATCCGCATCAATTACATTACTTTTCAGGTTGATCACTTTTGTTGTGGTTAGCGGTTTTTTAAATGCCGTACCTCCTGCATCTGTATAAGTTGCCTTTAAAGTTAAAACCGATTTCTTCTTATCAGCAGCAGCTGGTGGAATGATTTTACCTGCAGTTGGAAGTGATGCTTTAACCGCTTCTTTATTGCCTAAAGTCATAATCCACTCCGTAATTTTTTTTACTTCAGCTTCTTTCATCGCAGTGTGCGCAGGCATGGGTACTTCTCCCCAAACACCCTGACTGCCGCTAATTACCTTCGAAGCCAGATAATCAACCGCTTTACTATCGTTTTTATATTTTGCTGCAATTTTGTTAAACGCAGGACCAATGGAAACAGCAGCCTCTTTGTGGCAAGTGCTACAATCAGATTTCAACATTAGCGTTTTACCCACAAGGGTTTGTGCTGCTTGTTGGTGGCCCAATTCTGCTCCGGCTAAATCTGTTCCTTCTGTATAAGTATTTGAAATGTATATGCGATTATTATTCACTTTAGCACCCTTATCGCTTACTAAAACTTTATAATCAACTGGTTTATTCGGAAAATAAAAGCTTTTGTTTCCAGCTAAGTCAATAGCTACAGTTGGATGTTCGTTCCCTGCATAAACTGGTACAACCTGGCTTTTTACAGAAGCTTTACTTTTATCAATTACAGTAACACTTACCGGATATTCGCCCGCTTTAGTAAAGGTATATTGTAAATTTGGCGTGGTAGTAGTTTTGGTCATTCCTTTTCCGAGGTTCCAAATATAAGTCAAAGCATCTCCGTCTGGATCTTTAGCCGTAACAGTTGCGGTTAATTTGTAAGGAAGTAATCCACTTGTTTTGGCAATATTTAAACTTTCAACTGATGGTGGTCGGTTGCCTTTTAAATAATCAATCCTCGTAATTGCAGCATCTGGGTTTTTGGTAAACCAGCCTTTGCCATACTCCAGAATATATAATTTCCCATCCGGCCCCAATTCCATATCAATGGGAGCGGCTAAAGAAACATTAGACATAAAGGGTTCCATACTTATATAATCACCTTGTGCATTCATGGTTACGGCTTTAACCCATCCACGTACCCATTCGTAAATAATCAATTTTCCGTTATAGTAAGCGGGGTAGGGTGAGTTTGCAGTTGCATAATAAACTGGTCCGGCCATTGCGGTACGCCCGCCTGAGCCCACTTGTGGAAATTCTTTCGATTCGCCATATGGATACCAGATATAAGCAGGTTGTGCAGGTGGAAGTTGTTCTAAACCTGTATTGTTTGGTGAGTTGTTAATTGGCTTTTCAGGATCAAAGGCGTCGCCATTGGCTCCATTCGTATAATCGTAAGCTTTATATGGGTAGTTATTGCCTATAAATAAGGGCCAGCCAAAGTTACCAGCCTTTCTTGCCTGGTTTACTTCATCATATCCCCTGGGGCCTCTTAAATCGTCATCATTGGAAGCATCAGGACCAACTTCTCCCCAATATAAAAAATTAGTTTTTTGATCTACTGATATCCGATAAGGATTTCTATCGCCCATTACATAAATTTCGGGTTTAGATTTTGGATCATTTTTCGGAAAAAGGTTGCCTTC from Flavobacterium sp. W4I14 includes these protein-coding regions:
- a CDS encoding cytochrome c (product_source=KO:K08738; cath_funfam=1.10.760.10,2.120.10.30,2.60.40.10; cog=COG2133,COG4654; ko=KO:K08738; pfam=PF00034,PF00801,PF07995; smart=SM00089; superfamily=46626,50952; transmembrane_helix_parts=Inside_1_4,TMhelix_5_22,Outside_23_903); translation: MKTTFTLLLSAIAFVLISATTLNKNIYESRAFEFFPKSKIDTPDQDRFVKVTLVQGEFTEPTEMTILPNLDILVAQRRGEVLIYKNQTKKIKEAGKLDVYFKTNTPNVNAEEGLLGMAADPKFAKNNYVYLFYSPFDKSVNRLSRFKLVNDQIVKESEKIVLEFYSQREICCHTGGSIAFGSDNLLYVSTGDNSTPFDAPKQKYVNKGYAPLDNRKGFEQYDSRRSAGNTNDLRGKILRIKVNEDGTYSIPEGNLFPKNDPKSKPEIYVMGDRNPYRISVDQKTNFLYWGEVGPDASNDDDLRGPRGYDEVNQARKAGNFGWPLFIGNNYPYKAYDYTNGANGDAFDPEKPINNSPNNTGLEQLPPAQPAYIWYPYGESKEFPQVGSGGRTAMAGPVYYATANSPYPAYYNGKLIIYEWVRGWVKAVTMNAQGDYISMEPFMSNVSLAAPIDMELGPDGKLYILEYGKGWFTKNPDAAITRIDYLKGNRPPSVESLNIAKTSGLLPYKLTATVTAKDPDGDALTYIWNLGKGMTKTTTTPNLQYTFTKAGEYPVSVTVIDKSKASVKSQVVPVYAGNEHPTVAIDLAGNKSFYFPNKPVDYKVLVSDKGAKVNNNRIYISNTYTEGTDLAGAELGHQQAAQTLVGKTLMLKSDCSTCHKEAAVSIGPAFNKIAAKYKNDSKAVDYLASKVISGSQGVWGEVPMPAHTAMKEAEVKKITEWIMTLGNKEAVKASLPTAGKIIPPAAADKKKSVLTLKATYTDAGGTAFKKPLTTTKVINLKSNVIDADDIKDFGGFERKDIYGGEKLILTKANGWIAIKNVDLTGISGFGFSFLNLDPGSDGEIEIRLDDSKGIMIGKSTFRKSIPINMLSDGKFHSIYFVFKELKTGDKKNRPIIQSITVEPK
- a CDS encoding FMN phosphatase YigB (HAD superfamily) (product_source=COG1011; cath_funfam=3.40.50.1000; cog=COG1011; ko=KO:K20866; pfam=PF13419; smart=SM01327; superfamily=56784), with protein sequence MQNIKNIIFDYGNVIFDIDFRIAQASFQKLGITDIENFFAHKAHNQLFDDFETGAISPAEFRTGIRTAAGKPDLTDKQIDDAWNSLLIGTIQENHDLLLRVKEKYRTFLLSNNNEIHYDWIINYLKTTFEINNYDAYFERAYFSQHMKLRKPNTNIFEQVLKDNNLDPGETLFIDDSPQHIEGAKKVGLNTLLMTEKPAQLESFLKANGIL